CGCACGTGCTCTTCCGGTCGGCGTACGTCATGGATGCCGCGCGCGTCGTCCGGCACGCGCACGACGCCGGCGCGCTGGTGATGCTCGACGCCTACCACTCGGTCGGCGTGCTGCCGGTGGACGTGCGGGCGCTCGGCTGCGACTTCCTGGCGGGCGGGGTGCTCAAGTGGCTGTGCGGCGGGCCGGGCGGCTGCTTCCTGTACGCGGCGCCCGACGTCGAGGCGCGGGCCGGCGCGCCCGTGCGGCCGGCGCTCACCGGCTGGCAGGCGCACGAGCGCCCCTTCGCCTTCGAGGACGCCATGTCGCACGCCGCGGGCGCCTGGCGCTGGCTGTCGGGGACGCCCAGCGTGCCCGCCCTCTATGCCGCGCTCGAGGGGCCGCGCCTCGTGCACGCGGCGGGGATCGCCGAAGTGCGGGCCAAGAGCGAGCGGCAGACCGCGCGGCTGATCGCGCTCGCCGACGCGCGCGGCTACCCGGTGCACGCGCCGCGCGACCCGGCCCGGCGCGGGGGCACGGTCGCCTTCGACGTGCCGCAGGGCTACGAGGTGGCGCAGGAGCTGATCGCACGCGACATTGTCATCGATTATCGCCCCGGCGCGGGCATCCGCGTCGCCCCGCACTTCTACACGTCGGACGAGGAGCTCGAGGCGGCCGTGGCCGCGATCGACGAGATCCTCGCGACCGGCGCCTGGCAGCGGCACGCGGGACGGCGGGCGGTGGTGACCTGATGGACCGCTCCCGCTTCGCGGGAAACTCCCTTCCACTTCCGAGTCTGGCCATGAGCACCGCGCCCAAGCGCATCCGCAAGCAGTACGTCAACAGCGAGTACCCCCTCGTCATCATGCGCTTCGAGGACGGGCACGAGATCAAGGTCTACAAGGGCACGGGCAAGGAGTTCGACGCCTACCCGGGCGAGACCATCAAGCTGCTGGCGATGTACGACCCGACCTCGCACGACCGCGAGCTCGTCGACACCAAGAAGTCCGACGACTTCCCGGACGCCGCGGAGTGATCACGCGCGCCCTCCGTCGCGTGATCGGGCGCACGACTCGCACGGCCAGCCGGCCCGCCTTCGGGCGGGCCGGCGTCGCGTTCCGGCACCTCGCGGCCGTGGCCAGCGCGGGACTGCTGCTCTCGGGCACCGCCGCCTGCGCCCGGGCGCAGACGCCCGTCACGAAGGCCGTCCCCGCGACCGCCCCCGCCCGCGCCGCGGCCGTGCGCACCGACACGGTCGCGCTGCGCCGCGCCATCGACTCGCTGGTCACCGCGTACGAGGGCGCGAAGCAGGGCGTCGTCGGCTACGCCGTGCACAACCTCGACACCGGCGAGCGGCTGTCGTACCGCGGCGGCGAGACCTTCCCCACGGCGAGCCTGATCAAGGTCCCGATCCTCGTCACGCTGTTCGATCTCGTCGAGAAGAAGATGATCGCGCTCGACGACCCGATCACGATGCTGAAGATCGACCAGGTGCCCGGGTCCGGGCAGCTGCAGCACCTGCGGCCCGGCGTCACCATCCGCGTCGCCGACGCCGCGCGGTACATGATCACGATCAGCGACAACACCGCCACCAACCTGCTCCTCGACCGCGTCGCGCTGCGCCGCGTCTGGGAGAAGATGGAGGCGCTCGGCCTGCCGCACACGAAGGTCCACGCCAAGGTGTTCCAGCGCTTCACCAGCGTGGCGATGGACAGCTCGGTGAAGTACGGCCT
This is a stretch of genomic DNA from Roseisolibacter agri. It encodes these proteins:
- a CDS encoding aminotransferase class V-fold PLP-dependent enzyme; the encoded protein is MDSLLTFRSEFPILDRSTYLVSNSLGAMPRATADRLAEYAEVWATRGVRAWADAWWELPVRVGDVIAPLVGAAPNEIAMVANVSVAHAAVLSALDFSGGRDTVVMTALDFPSVRYAVEGMAARMGARVVVVPAAEDGLSVDEDALCAAIDDRTRLVAISHVLFRSAYVMDAARVVRHAHDAGALVMLDAYHSVGVLPVDVRALGCDFLAGGVLKWLCGGPGGCFLYAAPDVEARAGAPVRPALTGWQAHERPFAFEDAMSHAAGAWRWLSGTPSVPALYAALEGPRLVHAAGIAEVRAKSERQTARLIALADARGYPVHAPRDPARRGGTVAFDVPQGYEVAQELIARDIVIDYRPGAGIRVAPHFYTSDEELEAAVAAIDEILATGAWQRHAGRRAVVT
- a CDS encoding serine hydrolase, with protein sequence MITRALRRVIGRTTRTASRPAFGRAGVAFRHLAAVASAGLLLSGTAACARAQTPVTKAVPATAPARAAAVRTDTVALRRAIDSLVTAYEGAKQGVVGYAVHNLDTGERLSYRGGETFPTASLIKVPILVTLFDLVEKKMIALDDPITMLKIDQVPGSGQLQHLRPGVTIRVADAARYMITISDNTATNLLLDRVALRRVWEKMEALGLPHTKVHAKVFQRFTSVAMDSSVKYGLGVTTPDEMAALYARLARGTAVSPAADSAMLAIMFQNEDDALLQRYVEGVRAANKTGATDQVRTECALWELQSRVVACVLTKENRDTRWVLDTEPQLLMARLGKVITDAWPKRPRAPQS